The region tttttgtttaattaatttTATTTATATTTTAAATGGAAACTAATTTTGTTTAAAGTTGACAAATCTTCACCACACATTCCAAAAATATTATTGCCATGCTAAGAAATGTTTCCGCAACTTTTAATAAATGCTGATAGCATTGGAAAAACGATAGTGACAACAAAATATGTTCCGGATTTCAAGAAAATGTATGTGATTTTTTCAAAATGTGTAtacaatatataaaaatattttcaTAATGCAAAAAAGTATTTTTTCCCAATTTAATAAAAATGTGCATGTACTTTCAAAAATATATATACGTGAGATTTAAagttttttatataattttaaataatGTTTACGTAGTACAATTGTTTTTCGTACCATTCAAAAACAACGTGACGTTAAAAAAATTCTctcgtttaaaaaaatgttcatggcaTTTTATAGGGATGTAAAAACAGTTCATGTGGTTTAACAAAAATGTTCCATGCCAATTAAAAAAATGATAAATGTGTACATGGAAAAAGTTTAACATTTATTCGAAAAAGTCcaaaacatgtatttaaaaaaaattacatcgtgcatttgaaaaaatttcaacgcGTATATAAAAATGGACAATGTGTTTTGAGAAAATTAGACATGTattgaaaaaaaagataaaaacaAAAAGGAAATGGTTGAGAAGGATCGATCATTGACCGAGACGTTCTGCCCCAACGCCAACAGAGAAGGAATGTGGTTCCTTTCTCCTCCTCCTTCCGTTAGCTCTGGTCATCACGACTTGCGTGGTCAATTCGCTTTTGATCGGCAGCGCGTCATATAGACTTTGGAGATAAGAGACAACCGCATGGTCGTCGTCGGCATATTTTTTTTGCTGCCACCGCTGGTCATCACGACCTACGTGGCGACCAGCAGCCACGAACATCTGTGCATAAATGCACGCACGTGGAGGTGCGAGCACACTCGAGTTGTCTCTCAGCTACCAGAGAAACACAGCCCTGTGCTCGAGCTATTGCCAGGAGAAGAGAGCTCGGTAGTGATCATCGGCGatatggcggcggcggctggcgatgCGGCGACGAGGCGAAAGACGGCGTGCGTCACCGGCGGCAGCGGGTACATCGCGTCGGCGCTGGTCAAGATGCTGCTGGAGAGGGGCTACGCCGTGAAGACCACCGTCAGAAACCCCGGTAATTTAAATAGAATCTTTGTTTGCCTCCGGTTGAGGGGTTCTGTACGTGGTACTCTGAGGAATGAACCCGATCATGGCGTTTTGGGTTCGCAGATGACGAGGAGAAGACCGCGCATCTAAAGGCCCTGGCAGCGCTCGGCCCCTTGGAGGTCTTCCGCGCCGATCTGAGTGAAGAGGGCAGCTTCGATCACGCCGTCGCCGGCTGCGACTACGCCTTCCTCGTCGCCGCTCCGGTGGCACTCATGCCAGAGAATCCCGAGGTAAGGGACAACCACCAAACTCACACACTCTTCAGGACTCACTCCCTGATCCCTGAAACTATCAACTGCCCAAATCGCGCACCGCTTCACAGAAAGACGTGATCGAGCCGGCCGTCAACGGGACCCTGAACGTGATGAGGTCGTGCGTGAGAGCCGGGACAGTGAAGCGAGTGGTCCTCACATCGTCGGTGGCGGCGGTGTCCAGCCGGCCGCTGGAAGGCGACGGCCATGTCCTTGACGAGGAATCCTGGTCCGACGTGGAATTCCTCAGATCAACAAAGACCGGTCCTTGggtacacacacatatatatgcaCTCCCGATCTGTTGAATCATTTCACCGAGATATGAAACGGTGATGCATGCATGCTCTCTCGCGCAGGCGTACTCTGTCTCGAAGGTGCTTGTGGAGAAGGCGACGTGCGCGTTCGCGGAGGAGAAGGGCATCAGCCTGGTCACCGTGTGCCCCGCCGTGACGGTGGGCGAGGCGCCGGCGGCGAACGACCTCACCAGCCTCAGCATCATCCTCTCCCTGCTATCCGGTGAGGCCTGTAAACAGTAAAGAATCAAAACCCAGCCGATACATGTGAGTTTTATTTACATGGCGTGCGTCCCACGCCATGATGTTAGGGGATGATGCGTACACCGGCGCCCTGGAACACATCGAGAGGGCGACGGGGTCGATCCCAATGGTGCACATCGACGACGTCTGCCGAGCGGAGATATTCGTCGCGGAGGAGGAGGCCGCGTCGGGGAGGTACATCGTCTGCGGGCTCAACCCCACCGTCGTCGAGCTTGCCCGCTTCTTGGCTGCCAAGTACCCGCAGTACAAGGTCAATACACATAGGTACGCACGAATGTCTTGACTCCACTCTGGCCATGGCGTGTTCTGAAGCTCGTGCACTGTCAATGTGTACGTAAGTGTTTTGTTTTGATTGCTTATCTTCAGGTTCAGAGATCTCCCCGAGAAGCCGAGAGTGTGCATTTCTTCGGCGAAGCTCGTCAAGGAAGGGTTTGAGTACAAGTACAAGAACGTGGAGGAGATATACGACAGCGTCGTGGAGTATGGAAGGGCCTTGGGAATACTTCCATACTAAGTAGTGTGATGGATCTTAGAACCAGACGATGAGCTTGGAAGCAAAATAAGCCTAGTCTCCTGAAGAACACAAATGATGAAATGTGGGTGTTCGGTTTATGTGAAAATGTGTTATAAAATGTACTTGTATGGAAAGTGATGGTTCCATGTCGGCATGTCCTCACATCATGAACGTTCTCTGAATAATGGTTGTGTCTGATGAGAGCATGCTCGGTCATGGTGAAAAAAGCCGTAATCGTGCACACGTAGATAAACCGCCATTAAAATCTCCCGCAATGTAGAAGAAGGCTTCTTgttttcctctctttctctctcatgaaTTACTTTTCCCTCACCTTTAGTGGCCAAAATCACTGTTTCAATCTCGTGGCCAAAAGTTTAGCATATGATTTGACCCATGTTTAAAAGTATAGCACGATCTGACCCTCCGGTCTACCG is a window of Triticum dicoccoides isolate Atlit2015 ecotype Zavitan chromosome 2B, WEW_v2.0, whole genome shotgun sequence DNA encoding:
- the LOC119365826 gene encoding anthocyanidin reductase ((2S)-flavan-3-ol-forming)-like, which translates into the protein MAAAAGDAATRRKTACVTGGSGYIASALVKMLLERGYAVKTTVRNPDDEEKTAHLKALAALGPLEVFRADLSEEGSFDHAVAGCDYAFLVAAPVALMPENPEKDVIEPAVNGTLNVMRSCVRAGTVKRVVLTSSVAAVSSRPLEGDGHVLDEESWSDVEFLRSTKTGPWAYSVSKVLVEKATCAFAEEKGISLVTVCPAVTVGEAPAANDLTSLSIILSLLSGDDAYTGALEHIERATGSIPMVHIDDVCRAEIFVAEEEAASGRYIVCGLNPTVVELARFLAAKYPQYKVNTHRFRDLPEKPRVCISSAKLVKEGFEYKYKNVEEIYDSVVEYGRALGILPY